The nucleotide window ATGGCCCGTCATGTCGAGCGTCTCATCAAGACCCTTCAATCTCTGCAAGCCTTCGCTAATTAGGAAGCGAATTTTCTGCTTATCATCGCAATACCGGTTCTTCTCTATCTCCTGCCTCATAGTTTGTCTCAGCTCATCTGCCGGTATCATCGATTCTTCAACTGTTGCCAATTTATCATAGAAAAGAAGAGcagagagtgaaaaaaaaaaacaagttactGATTAACCTCTTGCATGAGTAGGTGCCCGACGTGCAGTTCTCAATGCCTGCCTATAAAGCTTCAGTACACGAGCTCGAACTATGAAGCTCTGCAGATCTAAATACCGAACCATAGTAGATTCACTGCAAAGGTATAAAAATCATGTCATTTCACTGAAGATCTAAAAGAAGAAAGTGTGCATATCAAATTTCAGGTCCACTGAAAAGATAAATATCATCTGTCATGATATCTCTTAAAGTTCATTTTAAGACGATTCTCCCCACTGGTTTGCATGTTAGAACTAATGTGTACAACTATAGATTAGTGAACTTGTGGCTGATAGAATGTAGTTATGAGAAAACCAGGTACCTGAAGCAATGCTGGAAACCAGCTCGAATCAGACCCAATAGGAATGTGTCATGATACCATCATCGACAATCATTTAACAGTGGCACAAACATATTGGAATCTTCCGATTCCTTTTGGGAAAGCTACAGTGTTCTTACGATGAACATGTTGTTGCTATCAATAACATAAGTGTATAGGCAATGTCAGGTTTTGGTAATAAGATATGCAAGATC belongs to Musa acuminata AAA Group cultivar baxijiao chromosome BXJ3-5, Cavendish_Baxijiao_AAA, whole genome shotgun sequence and includes:
- the LOC103984545 gene encoding uncharacterized protein LOC103984545, which translates into the protein MVRYLDLQSFIVRARVLKLYRQALRTARRAPTHARDELRQTMRQEIEKNRYCDDKQKIRFLISEGLQRLKGLDETLDMTGHS